Proteins encoded together in one Opisthocomus hoazin isolate bOpiHoa1 chromosome 27, bOpiHoa1.hap1, whole genome shotgun sequence window:
- the POLRMT gene encoding DNA-directed RNA polymerase, mitochondrial isoform X1 gives MALLGLRAALPGPARLRGGGIPWSVLRTYSSASPKEKAARNAVCERTELLEAVLKARVKQLQASNVPEVMVNKVELAPLGSDKYQDPLGKAVAPGPTEEKPAASGQGEGPAQPSSWVEKLKKEMYIRQLKVEQKLSIAASRPALEGQAKAKPKGKAKDKAKAKVKAKKSQKNQKSAKAKVAAARSHAVSHSVYSPSKPRAVAVKKAAKAQRSQRVPGAKDSNQYKVLQQTILSNLECFLFLQQPEEAERLLLLYHSSPVKRRLLNISAYDVVMRSWARKGHLQRINRLFSMLESVGLRPSLDSYSAALECMGRNQSSPKVIQRCVQQLKKDGFHVDELFQQCLFEEDEKEKVLSAIRIVQPNYQLPPPPKPQTCKASLLPDFYSKEKMVSYPKLDFSVQELQERFQQQLEMELDNTVTIESVESAKPLTPQAIKARKVLATLRSQWHDSILQALQKSKRSMSRLKTASGYNMLYPYLYLLPDEEYVGIMLQILNTLSPQGESLAVLARELGSKVYNRYITQRKLRSRQLEKVQEIYEDYIHLLAKDSQPDEYLPREYWEKLVAEAGFGPSLNLKDCSWPYMLLMRLGMHMLELLVKAVKVPRNILNPRLEPKLIPVLYHIYSFRSSWQVGLIKPHPIFSQIVSDAAETLLTFNSSAIPMLCPPVPWTSPHFGAFVLNDTKLMRFVDGAVQHQMLLEQCPLVNLHPVLDALNQLGNCAWKINQPVLDIIISIFNDKGNEKLDIPPPISEAPRPPAASSNSSTWNKSQKHKFLLCKKKAAEMHSLRMDALYKLSIANYVRDKVFWFPHNMDFRGRTYPCPPYFNHLGNDVTRAILLFAEGKPLGPNGLDWLKIHLINLTGLKKKNALQERLEYANEIMEEILDSADHPLTGRKWWMNTDEPWQALACCMEIARASRSPDPAAYVSHFPVHQDGSCNGLQHYAALGRDLIGAISVNLMPCSVPQDVYSAVAQQVEEFRKKDAEQGVKIARVLQGFISRKVVKQTVMTVVYGVTRYGGRLQMEKRLKETEEFPEEYLWEASHYLVKQVFNGIKEMFSATRDIQTWLTESAKLIAQSGQTVEWVTPLGLPIVQPYYRSRSTVLNCGMQNLSVKTSTTNQKPDTVKQKNAFPPNFIHSLDSTHMMLTALHCLRQGLTFVSVHDCYWTHALTVDVMNQICRQQFVALHSEKILQDLSEFMLEKYCSPGRETRALWQKKLMEQLSNVPRTGEFNLKKVMDSTYFFS, from the exons CAGTGCTGAAAGCTCGAGTGAAGCAGCTCCAGGCCAGTAACGTGCCGGAGGTGATGGTCAACAAAGTGGAGCTGGCCCCGCTGGGGAGTGACAAATACCAGGATCCGCTGGGGAAAGCGGTGGCCCCCGGCCCCACGGAGGAGAAACCCGCTGCCAGCGGACAGGGCgagggcccggcccagcccagcagctgggtcGAGAAGTTGAAGAAGGAGATGTACATCCGGCAGCTGAAGGTGGAGCAGAAATTATCCATTGCTGCCTCCAGGCCAGCTCTGGAAGGCCAGGCGAAGGCCAAACCGAAGGGCAAGGCAAAGGACAAGGCGAAGGCCAAAGTTAAAGCCAAGAAGAGCCAGAAGAACCAGAAGAGCGCAAAGGCTAAGGTGGCTGCTGCCCGGAGCCACGCTGTCTCCCATAGTGTCTACAGCCCCAGCAAGCCCAGGGCGGTGGCAGTGAAGAAGGCTGCAAAGGCGCAGAGGTCTCAGAGGGTGCCAGGGGCCAAGGACAGCAACCAGTACAAGGTCCTGCAGCAGACCATCCTGTCCAACCTCGAATGCTTCCTGTTCCTGCAGCAGCCGGAGGAGGCCGAGCGGTTGCTTCTCTTGTACCACAGCTCCCCTGTGAAGAGACGGCTTTTGAACATCAGCGCGTACGACGTCGTGATGCGGAGCTGGGCCAGGAAG GGCCACCTGCAGCGCATCAACCGGCTGTTTTCCATGCTGGAGTCCGTCGGCCTCCGGCCCAGCCTGGATTCCTACTCGGCAGCACTGGAGTGCATGGGCCGGAACCAGTCGTCCCCCAAAGTCATTCAGAG GTGtgtgcagcagctgaagaaagatGGTTTCCATGTAGATGAGCTCTTCCAGCAGTGCTTGTTTGAGGAAGATGAAAAGGAGAAGGTGCTGAGCGCAATCAGGATTGTCCAGCCCAACTACCAGCTGCCCCCTCCACCCAAGCCCCAGACCTGCaaggcctctctgctcccagacTTCTACTCCAAA GAGAAGATGGTGTCCTACCCCAAGCTGGATTTCTCtgtgcaggagctgcaggagcgcttccagcagcagctggagatggAGCTGGACAACACTGTCACCATCGAGTCAGTGGAGTCAGCCAAGCCTCTGACCCCACAGGCCATCAAAGCG CGCAAGGTGCTGGCCACCCTTCGTTCCCAGTGGCATGACTCCATCCTCCAGGCCCTGCAGAAGTCGAAGCGCAGCATGTCCAGGCTCAAGACAGCGTCGGGGTACAACATGCTCTACCCCTACCTGTACCTGCTGCCAGATGAGGAGTACGTGGGCATCATGCTGCAG ATCCTCAACACCCTCTCTCCACAAGGAGAATCCCTGGCTGTCCTGGCCCGGGAGCTGGGCTCCAAAGTCTACAACAGGTACATCACGCAGAGGAAGCTGCGCAGCCGCCAGCTGGAGAAGGTGCAGGAGATCTATGAGGACTACATCCACCTTCTGGCGAAGGACAGCCAG CCCGACGAGTACTTGCCGCGGGAATACTGGGAGAAGCTGGTGGCAGAAGCAGGTTTTGGGCCTTCCCTGAACTTGAAGGACTGCAGCTGGCCGTACATGCTCCTCATGCGCCTGGGCATGCACATGCTGGAACTCCTGGTGAAGGCTGTCAAGGTGCCCAGGAACATCCTCAATCCTCGCCTGGAGCCCAAGCTTATCCCCGTCCTCTACCACATCTACTCCTTCCGCAGCAGCTGGCAG GTTGGGCTGATAAAGCCCCATCCCATCTTCTCCCAGATTGTGTCAGATGCTGCAGAGACCCTGCTGACCTTTAACTCCTCCGCCATACCTATGCTGTGCCCCCCTGTGCCCTGGACCTCCCCCCACTTCGGTGCCTTTGTGCTGAACGACACCAAGCTGATGCGCTTTGTGGATGGGGCCGTCCAGCACCAGATGCTCCTGGAGCAGTGTCCTCTGGTGAACCTCCACCCCGTGCTGGATGCCCTGAACCAGCTGGGCAACTGTGCCTGGAAGATTAACCAGCCGGTGCTGGATATCATCATCTCCATCTTCAACGACAAAGGCAATGAGAAGCTGGACATTCCACCGCCCATCTCTGAGGCCCCCAGGCCTCCTGCTGCTTCCAGCAATTCCTCTACCTGGAACAAGTCCCAGAAGCACAAGTTCTTGCTGTGTAAGAAGAAGGCAGCTGAAATGCACAGCTTGCGCATGGACGCGCTCTATAAGCTCTCCATTGCCAACTACGTCAGGGACAAGGTGTTCTGGTTTCCTCACAACATGGACTTCCGAGGCAGGACTTACCCTTGCCCACCTTATTTCAACCACCTCGGTAACGATGTCACGCGGGCCATTCTGCTTTTTGCAGAGGGAAAGCCGCTGGGGCCCAATGGCCTTGACTGGCTGAAGATCCACCTCATCAACCTCacggggctgaagaagaagaaCGCCTTGCAGGAGCGGCTGGAGTACGCCAATGAAATCATGGAGGAGATCCTGGACTCTGCCGACCACCCGCTCACC GGCAGGAAGTGGTGGATGAACACCGACGAACCCTGGCAAGCTTTGGCGTGTTGTATGGAAATCGCCAGAGCCTCGAGGTCCCCGGATCCAGCAGCCTACGTCTCTCACTTCCCAGTTCACCAG GATGGCTCTTGCAATGGTCTGCAGCACTACGCGGCTCTCGGCCGGGACCTTATTGGTGCCATCTCTGTCAATCTGATGCCCTGCAGCGTCCCACAGGATGTCTACAGTGCGGTAGCCCAGCAG GTGGAGGAGTTTCGGAAGAAGGATGCAGAGCAGGGGGTGAAGATTGCCCGGGTGCTGCAAGGCTTCATCAGCCGCAAGGTGGTGAAGCAGACGGTGATGACGGTGGTCTACGGTGTCACACGCTACGGCGGGCGGCTGCAGATGGAGAAACGTCTCAAGGAGACTGAAGAGTTCCCTGAG GAATACTTGTGGGAAGCATCTCACTACCTCGTAAAGCAGGTATTCAATGGCATCAAGGAGATGTTCTCGGCAACTCGAGATATCCAG ACCTGGCTGACGGAGAGTGCCAAGCTCATTGCCCAGTCGGGACAGACGGTGGAGTGGGTCACGCCGCTGGGGCTCCCCATCGTGCAGCCCTACTATCGGTCCAGGTCCACTGTG CTGAATTGTGGCATGCAGAACTTGAGTGTGAAAACCTCCACCACCAACCA GAAGCCTGATACCGTGAAGCAGAAGAACGCCTTCCCACCCAACTTCATCCACTCCCTGGACTCCACGCACATGATGCTGACGGCTCTGCACTGCCTCAG gcAGGGTCTGACCTTCGTCTCGGTCCACGATTGCTACTGGACTCACGCGCTCACCGTGGACGTCATGAACCAG ATTTGTCGGCAGCAGTTTGTGGCTCTGCACAGCGAGAAGATCCTGCAGGATCTGTCCGAGTTCATGCTGGAGAAGTACTGCAG
- the POLRMT gene encoding DNA-directed RNA polymerase, mitochondrial isoform X2 — protein MALLGLRAALPGPARLRGGGIPWSVLRTYSSASPKEKAARNAVCERTELLEVLKARVKQLQASNVPEVMVNKVELAPLGSDKYQDPLGKAVAPGPTEEKPAASGQGEGPAQPSSWVEKLKKEMYIRQLKVEQKLSIAASRPALEGQAKAKPKGKAKDKAKAKVKAKKSQKNQKSAKAKVAAARSHAVSHSVYSPSKPRAVAVKKAAKAQRSQRVPGAKDSNQYKVLQQTILSNLECFLFLQQPEEAERLLLLYHSSPVKRRLLNISAYDVVMRSWARKGHLQRINRLFSMLESVGLRPSLDSYSAALECMGRNQSSPKVIQRCVQQLKKDGFHVDELFQQCLFEEDEKEKVLSAIRIVQPNYQLPPPPKPQTCKASLLPDFYSKEKMVSYPKLDFSVQELQERFQQQLEMELDNTVTIESVESAKPLTPQAIKARKVLATLRSQWHDSILQALQKSKRSMSRLKTASGYNMLYPYLYLLPDEEYVGIMLQILNTLSPQGESLAVLARELGSKVYNRYITQRKLRSRQLEKVQEIYEDYIHLLAKDSQPDEYLPREYWEKLVAEAGFGPSLNLKDCSWPYMLLMRLGMHMLELLVKAVKVPRNILNPRLEPKLIPVLYHIYSFRSSWQVGLIKPHPIFSQIVSDAAETLLTFNSSAIPMLCPPVPWTSPHFGAFVLNDTKLMRFVDGAVQHQMLLEQCPLVNLHPVLDALNQLGNCAWKINQPVLDIIISIFNDKGNEKLDIPPPISEAPRPPAASSNSSTWNKSQKHKFLLCKKKAAEMHSLRMDALYKLSIANYVRDKVFWFPHNMDFRGRTYPCPPYFNHLGNDVTRAILLFAEGKPLGPNGLDWLKIHLINLTGLKKKNALQERLEYANEIMEEILDSADHPLTGRKWWMNTDEPWQALACCMEIARASRSPDPAAYVSHFPVHQDGSCNGLQHYAALGRDLIGAISVNLMPCSVPQDVYSAVAQQVEEFRKKDAEQGVKIARVLQGFISRKVVKQTVMTVVYGVTRYGGRLQMEKRLKETEEFPEEYLWEASHYLVKQVFNGIKEMFSATRDIQTWLTESAKLIAQSGQTVEWVTPLGLPIVQPYYRSRSTVLNCGMQNLSVKTSTTNQKPDTVKQKNAFPPNFIHSLDSTHMMLTALHCLRQGLTFVSVHDCYWTHALTVDVMNQICRQQFVALHSEKILQDLSEFMLEKYCSPGRETRALWQKKLMEQLSNVPRTGEFNLKKVMDSTYFFS, from the exons TGCTGAAAGCTCGAGTGAAGCAGCTCCAGGCCAGTAACGTGCCGGAGGTGATGGTCAACAAAGTGGAGCTGGCCCCGCTGGGGAGTGACAAATACCAGGATCCGCTGGGGAAAGCGGTGGCCCCCGGCCCCACGGAGGAGAAACCCGCTGCCAGCGGACAGGGCgagggcccggcccagcccagcagctgggtcGAGAAGTTGAAGAAGGAGATGTACATCCGGCAGCTGAAGGTGGAGCAGAAATTATCCATTGCTGCCTCCAGGCCAGCTCTGGAAGGCCAGGCGAAGGCCAAACCGAAGGGCAAGGCAAAGGACAAGGCGAAGGCCAAAGTTAAAGCCAAGAAGAGCCAGAAGAACCAGAAGAGCGCAAAGGCTAAGGTGGCTGCTGCCCGGAGCCACGCTGTCTCCCATAGTGTCTACAGCCCCAGCAAGCCCAGGGCGGTGGCAGTGAAGAAGGCTGCAAAGGCGCAGAGGTCTCAGAGGGTGCCAGGGGCCAAGGACAGCAACCAGTACAAGGTCCTGCAGCAGACCATCCTGTCCAACCTCGAATGCTTCCTGTTCCTGCAGCAGCCGGAGGAGGCCGAGCGGTTGCTTCTCTTGTACCACAGCTCCCCTGTGAAGAGACGGCTTTTGAACATCAGCGCGTACGACGTCGTGATGCGGAGCTGGGCCAGGAAG GGCCACCTGCAGCGCATCAACCGGCTGTTTTCCATGCTGGAGTCCGTCGGCCTCCGGCCCAGCCTGGATTCCTACTCGGCAGCACTGGAGTGCATGGGCCGGAACCAGTCGTCCCCCAAAGTCATTCAGAG GTGtgtgcagcagctgaagaaagatGGTTTCCATGTAGATGAGCTCTTCCAGCAGTGCTTGTTTGAGGAAGATGAAAAGGAGAAGGTGCTGAGCGCAATCAGGATTGTCCAGCCCAACTACCAGCTGCCCCCTCCACCCAAGCCCCAGACCTGCaaggcctctctgctcccagacTTCTACTCCAAA GAGAAGATGGTGTCCTACCCCAAGCTGGATTTCTCtgtgcaggagctgcaggagcgcttccagcagcagctggagatggAGCTGGACAACACTGTCACCATCGAGTCAGTGGAGTCAGCCAAGCCTCTGACCCCACAGGCCATCAAAGCG CGCAAGGTGCTGGCCACCCTTCGTTCCCAGTGGCATGACTCCATCCTCCAGGCCCTGCAGAAGTCGAAGCGCAGCATGTCCAGGCTCAAGACAGCGTCGGGGTACAACATGCTCTACCCCTACCTGTACCTGCTGCCAGATGAGGAGTACGTGGGCATCATGCTGCAG ATCCTCAACACCCTCTCTCCACAAGGAGAATCCCTGGCTGTCCTGGCCCGGGAGCTGGGCTCCAAAGTCTACAACAGGTACATCACGCAGAGGAAGCTGCGCAGCCGCCAGCTGGAGAAGGTGCAGGAGATCTATGAGGACTACATCCACCTTCTGGCGAAGGACAGCCAG CCCGACGAGTACTTGCCGCGGGAATACTGGGAGAAGCTGGTGGCAGAAGCAGGTTTTGGGCCTTCCCTGAACTTGAAGGACTGCAGCTGGCCGTACATGCTCCTCATGCGCCTGGGCATGCACATGCTGGAACTCCTGGTGAAGGCTGTCAAGGTGCCCAGGAACATCCTCAATCCTCGCCTGGAGCCCAAGCTTATCCCCGTCCTCTACCACATCTACTCCTTCCGCAGCAGCTGGCAG GTTGGGCTGATAAAGCCCCATCCCATCTTCTCCCAGATTGTGTCAGATGCTGCAGAGACCCTGCTGACCTTTAACTCCTCCGCCATACCTATGCTGTGCCCCCCTGTGCCCTGGACCTCCCCCCACTTCGGTGCCTTTGTGCTGAACGACACCAAGCTGATGCGCTTTGTGGATGGGGCCGTCCAGCACCAGATGCTCCTGGAGCAGTGTCCTCTGGTGAACCTCCACCCCGTGCTGGATGCCCTGAACCAGCTGGGCAACTGTGCCTGGAAGATTAACCAGCCGGTGCTGGATATCATCATCTCCATCTTCAACGACAAAGGCAATGAGAAGCTGGACATTCCACCGCCCATCTCTGAGGCCCCCAGGCCTCCTGCTGCTTCCAGCAATTCCTCTACCTGGAACAAGTCCCAGAAGCACAAGTTCTTGCTGTGTAAGAAGAAGGCAGCTGAAATGCACAGCTTGCGCATGGACGCGCTCTATAAGCTCTCCATTGCCAACTACGTCAGGGACAAGGTGTTCTGGTTTCCTCACAACATGGACTTCCGAGGCAGGACTTACCCTTGCCCACCTTATTTCAACCACCTCGGTAACGATGTCACGCGGGCCATTCTGCTTTTTGCAGAGGGAAAGCCGCTGGGGCCCAATGGCCTTGACTGGCTGAAGATCCACCTCATCAACCTCacggggctgaagaagaagaaCGCCTTGCAGGAGCGGCTGGAGTACGCCAATGAAATCATGGAGGAGATCCTGGACTCTGCCGACCACCCGCTCACC GGCAGGAAGTGGTGGATGAACACCGACGAACCCTGGCAAGCTTTGGCGTGTTGTATGGAAATCGCCAGAGCCTCGAGGTCCCCGGATCCAGCAGCCTACGTCTCTCACTTCCCAGTTCACCAG GATGGCTCTTGCAATGGTCTGCAGCACTACGCGGCTCTCGGCCGGGACCTTATTGGTGCCATCTCTGTCAATCTGATGCCCTGCAGCGTCCCACAGGATGTCTACAGTGCGGTAGCCCAGCAG GTGGAGGAGTTTCGGAAGAAGGATGCAGAGCAGGGGGTGAAGATTGCCCGGGTGCTGCAAGGCTTCATCAGCCGCAAGGTGGTGAAGCAGACGGTGATGACGGTGGTCTACGGTGTCACACGCTACGGCGGGCGGCTGCAGATGGAGAAACGTCTCAAGGAGACTGAAGAGTTCCCTGAG GAATACTTGTGGGAAGCATCTCACTACCTCGTAAAGCAGGTATTCAATGGCATCAAGGAGATGTTCTCGGCAACTCGAGATATCCAG ACCTGGCTGACGGAGAGTGCCAAGCTCATTGCCCAGTCGGGACAGACGGTGGAGTGGGTCACGCCGCTGGGGCTCCCCATCGTGCAGCCCTACTATCGGTCCAGGTCCACTGTG CTGAATTGTGGCATGCAGAACTTGAGTGTGAAAACCTCCACCACCAACCA GAAGCCTGATACCGTGAAGCAGAAGAACGCCTTCCCACCCAACTTCATCCACTCCCTGGACTCCACGCACATGATGCTGACGGCTCTGCACTGCCTCAG gcAGGGTCTGACCTTCGTCTCGGTCCACGATTGCTACTGGACTCACGCGCTCACCGTGGACGTCATGAACCAG ATTTGTCGGCAGCAGTTTGTGGCTCTGCACAGCGAGAAGATCCTGCAGGATCTGTCCGAGTTCATGCTGGAGAAGTACTGCAG